A region from the Campylobacter subantarcticus LMG 24377 genome encodes:
- a CDS encoding conjugal transfer protein TraG N-terminal domain-containing protein, giving the protein MKRFYILFLSVLIFAPSLLFGATNIDDNHIIFTWGYGEVANDILQAIKGITSGADYMVKIVMAIAFFTFAIKKVMDERTSPIFEFGKMIFIMVIIWQCFLRAPNDAQHRYMIHDNVTGKDYIVSQVPLGIGLTFSFMSRMEDSITKAMEKFYSTPQSTNFSNAGFGFTLRSTMDLPDLELSQFSPRTQKNLDLFFRNCVIYGMDLNKGRMDTNFRHSDNLYEDLFEIGQGSQLTLYFGEKDKGNIRSCTQAGALIKQDLGSLAPKIETIHARILGSKDENAYRASMQGVWEIFSGQATQARSQLMQAMLINASRDSLINTAKMVGLDPNAVATNTAVAEQNFMSSMLTQGMMAQTYLPLAKAYLTVLIIGLSWIMALLSIMFGDFRHIKMFFTLCIWIVLWTPILSIINYFNDLNLSKSVQVLLDGSLSFSMSNSLSFFKQISEQTNFINYLVMLTPLLAFAVAKASEQGFVSVASSLSQTLQGASRSAGSFTNQQALSTETKIASPLGEEVIAKHAGVTSYLGAYNADGQITRYNTQSTSGNDSYNSEISNSAFTGTNVNGMINGAKLTAGALNMVNSLGESSAKTWNQNFNDTYGQISQSGRNSALSEAKSIMESDNESFRKSFSNNLAQEISKMDNLTAQAQANITAYAEASGGFKLAGNGASIGSRGEVSIGLGKNITLSDTEKAAYQEAMEKASVKTLAENHNISSEWSKSLSNSDSTAYAKMVGYADSFSQTQSAIQAVTSNNMDNVVNAYARDLATIDNKDFNTLSVAEQNTYFAKAGNQISDMIKNDPTSISNYASQYGAGSNVGENTIASPNALNKEFANVGGNTLLNHNLNQEQVNTRATNMKNSTNIPNTKDIKEVISSSNIDKKG; this is encoded by the coding sequence ATGAAAAGATTTTACATTTTATTCCTTAGTGTTTTAATTTTTGCACCTTCTTTATTATTTGGTGCTACAAATATAGATGATAATCATATTATCTTTACTTGGGGCTATGGTGAAGTAGCAAATGATATTTTACAAGCCATAAAAGGTATAACAAGTGGTGCTGATTATATGGTTAAGATTGTTATGGCTATTGCCTTTTTTACTTTTGCTATTAAAAAAGTAATGGACGAAAGAACTAGCCCTATATTTGAATTTGGTAAAATGATTTTTATCATGGTTATTATTTGGCAATGCTTTTTAAGAGCGCCAAATGACGCTCAGCATAGATATATGATACATGATAATGTAACAGGTAAAGACTATATAGTTTCTCAAGTTCCACTTGGTATTGGTTTGACTTTTTCTTTTATGTCAAGAATGGAAGATTCCATTACTAAAGCTATGGAAAAATTTTATTCTACTCCACAATCTACTAATTTTTCTAATGCTGGATTTGGTTTTACTTTAAGATCTACTATGGATTTGCCAGATTTAGAATTAAGTCAATTTAGCCCCAGAACACAAAAAAATCTTGATTTGTTTTTTAGAAACTGTGTTATTTATGGAATGGACTTAAATAAAGGTAGAATGGATACTAATTTTAGACATAGTGATAATTTATATGAGGATTTATTTGAAATAGGGCAGGGTAGTCAATTAACTTTATATTTTGGGGAAAAAGATAAAGGTAATATTAGATCTTGTACTCAAGCAGGTGCTTTGATTAAGCAAGATTTAGGTTCTTTAGCTCCAAAAATAGAAACTATCCATGCGCGTATTTTAGGTAGTAAAGATGAAAACGCTTATAGAGCTTCAATGCAGGGTGTTTGGGAAATTTTCTCAGGACAAGCTACACAAGCAAGATCTCAATTAATGCAAGCTATGTTAATTAATGCTTCAAGAGATTCTTTAATTAATACTGCAAAAATGGTAGGACTTGATCCAAATGCAGTAGCTACAAATACAGCAGTAGCTGAGCAAAACTTCATGTCAAGTATGCTAACTCAAGGTATGATGGCTCAAACTTATTTACCACTAGCTAAAGCTTATTTAACAGTTTTAATTATAGGTTTATCATGGATTATGGCTTTACTCTCTATTATGTTTGGTGATTTTAGACATATAAAAATGTTTTTTACCTTATGTATATGGATAGTGTTATGGACTCCTATATTAAGTATTATTAATTATTTCAATGATTTAAATCTATCAAAAAGCGTTCAAGTGCTATTAGATGGCTCATTAAGCTTTTCTATGAGTAATAGCTTATCTTTCTTTAAACAAATATCTGAGCAAACCAATTTCATTAATTATCTTGTAATGCTTACTCCATTATTAGCTTTTGCAGTAGCTAAAGCTAGTGAGCAAGGTTTTGTGTCAGTGGCTTCATCTTTATCACAAACCCTACAAGGTGCTTCAAGAAGTGCAGGAAGTTTTACAAATCAGCAAGCTTTATCTACTGAAACCAAAATAGCTTCTCCTTTAGGTGAAGAAGTTATTGCTAAACATGCTGGTGTAACTTCTTATTTGGGGGCATATAATGCAGATGGACAAATAACTAGATATAATACCCAAAGTACTTCAGGAAACGATAGTTACAATTCTGAAATTTCTAACTCTGCATTTACTGGAACTAATGTTAATGGTATGATAAATGGAGCTAAACTAACTGCTGGGGCATTAAATATGGTTAATTCCTTAGGGGAAAGCAGTGCTAAAACTTGGAATCAGAATTTCAATGATACTTATGGACAAATCAGTCAAAGTGGTAGAAATAGCGCACTTAGTGAAGCTAAATCTATTATGGAAAGCGATAATGAGTCGTTTAGAAAATCATTCTCTAATAATTTAGCTCAGGAAATATCAAAAATGGATAATTTAACTGCGCAAGCACAAGCTAATATTACCGCATATGCTGAGGCTAGCGGTGGTTTTAAATTGGCAGGAAATGGTGCTTCAATTGGTAGCAGAGGTGAGGTATCTATAGGACTTGGAAAAAATATAACTTTATCTGATACTGAGAAAGCAGCTTATCAAGAAGCAATGGAAAAAGCTTCTGTTAAAACTTTAGCTGAAAATCATAATATAAGTAGCGAATGGAGTAAAAGTCTTTCTAATAGTGATAGTACCGCTTATGCTAAAATGGTTGGGTATGCAGATAGCTTCAGTCAAACTCAATCTGCTATTCAAGCAGTTACTTCGAATAATATGGATAATGTTGTAAATGCTTATGCTAGAGATTTAGCTACAATAGACAATAAAGACTTTAATACTCTTAGTGTTGCTGAGCAAAACACTTACTTTGCAAAAGCAGGAAATCAAATTTCTGATATGATTAAAAACGATCCTACTTCAATTTCAAATTATGCTTCTCAATATGGAGCAGGTAGTAATGTAGGAGAAAATACAATAGCAAGTCCTAACGCTTTAAATAAAGAATTTGCAAATGTAGGTGGTAATACTTTACTAAATCATAATCTAAATCAAGAGCAGGTTAATACTAGAGCAACAAATATGAAAAATAGTACTAATATACCAAATACTAAAGATATTAAAGAGGTTATTTCTAGTTCTAATATAGATAAAAAAGGTTAA
- a CDS encoding type II toxin-antitoxin system YafQ family toxin, translated as MAKYKIYYHKDFIKAYKKISNEERKITDKVITKLSNDEILEPKYKDHQLKGALKDFRECHIKSNLLLIYQKHDKELELNILKLGSHSKLFKNY; from the coding sequence ATGGCAAAATATAAAATTTATTATCATAAAGATTTTATAAAAGCCTATAAAAAAATAAGCAACGAAGAGCGTAAAATAACAGATAAAGTCATTACAAAGCTTTCTAATGATGAAATTTTAGAACCCAAATATAAAGATCATCAATTAAAAGGCGCATTAAAAGATTTTAGAGAGTGTCACATAAAGTCTAATTTATTATTGATTTATCAAAAACATGATAAAGAACTAGAGTTAAATATTTTAAAACTAGGCAGTCATAGTAAATTATTTAAAAATTACTGA
- the relB gene encoding type II toxin-antitoxin system RelB family antitoxin produces the protein MRTISLRISDQEDILLKEYLAINNLQLSKFIRDTILEKIEDELNLDENKILISLKEAKKDNIYSFEEVFKNV, from the coding sequence ATGAGAACAATATCGTTAAGAATTAGTGATCAAGAAGATATTTTACTAAAAGAATATCTAGCAATTAATAATTTGCAATTATCAAAATTTATAAGAGATACTATTTTAGAAAAAATAGAAGATGAGTTAAATTTAGATGAAAATAAAATTTTAATTTCACTCAAAGAAGCTAAAAAAGATAATATTTATAGCTTTGAAGAAGTATTTAAAAATGTATGA
- a CDS encoding type II toxin-antitoxin system RelE family toxin has translation MYEIKFSSSAKKSIEKLDQQVARIIKSWIIKNLIESDNPKKLAKELKGNLKGIYRFRVGNYRMLAEINDNELFIFVFEIGHRREIYKKFKK, from the coding sequence ATGTATGAGATAAAATTCTCAAGTAGTGCCAAAAAATCAATTGAAAAACTTGATCAGCAAGTAGCAAGGATTATTAAGAGCTGGATTATTAAAAATTTAATAGAATCAGATAATCCAAAAAAATTAGCAAAAGAACTTAAGGGCAATTTAAAAGGTATTTATAGATTTAGAGTGGGTAATTATAGAATGCTTGCTGAAATTAATGATAATGAATTGTTTATTTTTGTATTCGAAATAGGACATCGAAGAGAAATATATAAGAAATTTAAAAAATAA
- a CDS encoding helix-turn-helix domain-containing protein, with protein sequence MIKENIKFLRKQRKLTQQELGKILNVGQKTVSMWEKGNNNITLPTILKICEHFQISPNELLANNLADMELHRNLRNYNRITAKK encoded by the coding sequence ATGATAAAAGAAAATATTAAGTTTTTAAGAAAACAACGCAAATTAACACAACAAGAGTTGGGCAAAATTTTAAATGTAGGACAAAAAACAGTAAGTATGTGGGAAAAAGGAAATAACAATATTACACTTCCTACAATATTAAAAATATGTGAGCATTTTCAAATTAGTCCAAATGAGCTACTAGCAAATAATTTAGCGGATATGGAATTACATAGAAATCTTAGAAATTACAATAGAATTACAGCTAAAAAATAG
- a CDS encoding DNA-specific endonuclease I, whose protein sequence is MKKLLSILLFSSLSLLASDNFNESKKELVELYESLGSTYQYDFYCNAPFKANKKGKYTKFEVVKSDLYTPRNEYTKKGKINQRAKRIEWEHIMPAQNFGKHLPCWREGGRKACQKDPLFAKMEADKQNLVPAIGEVNGDRSNFRYAEAPLNLEYTQYGNCKVYTDFKAKRFYPANYSKGWIARSYLYMSKTYNIRLSDQERKLMESWDKQYPMSEKERIIREKSSK, encoded by the coding sequence ATGAAAAAACTCTTATCTATTCTATTATTCTCATCTTTATCTTTATTAGCTAGTGATAATTTTAATGAAAGCAAGAAAGAATTAGTTGAGCTTTATGAGAGCTTAGGTAGTACTTATCAATATGATTTTTATTGTAATGCTCCATTTAAAGCAAATAAAAAAGGAAAATACACTAAGTTTGAAGTAGTTAAAAGTGATTTATACACTCCACGCAATGAATATACTAAAAAAGGTAAAATCAATCAAAGAGCAAAACGCATAGAATGGGAGCATATTATGCCTGCACAAAACTTTGGAAAGCATTTACCTTGCTGGAGAGAAGGTGGTAGAAAAGCTTGTCAAAAAGATCCACTTTTTGCAAAAATGGAAGCTGATAAACAAAACCTAGTTCCTGCTATAGGTGAAGTTAATGGTGATAGAAGTAATTTTAGATATGCTGAGGCTCCTTTGAATTTAGAATATACTCAATATGGAAATTGCAAAGTATATACAGACTTTAAAGCAAAAAGATTTTATCCTGCTAATTATTCTAAAGGCTGGATTGCAAGAAGCTATTTATATATGAGTAAAACATATAATATTAGATTATCAGATCAAGAAAGAAAACTTATGGAATCTTGGGACAAACAATATCCTATGAGCGAAAAAGAAAGGATTATAAGAGAAAAGTCTAGTAAGTAA